The following coding sequences are from one Diachasmimorpha longicaudata isolate KC_UGA_2023 chromosome 6, iyDiaLong2, whole genome shotgun sequence window:
- the LOC135163290 gene encoding uncharacterized protein LOC135163290 isoform X2 — protein MRWSILLSLLLAIQTEFRVFAKKGEVKVGGVFTFLDDFTTTNITQCRVKHDYAVYNLHPESQQPRIRHLEGNNCSFQLTDIGIQDDGKWELWTYDSGQEYPSGTHNVTEYYLKVVELEEPDQSSAEKISPAEHPTVPSTETISTSTIKLTTAPTTTLSSTGTTKSTFVWQPVTSPTIEVEKIDGHIGTDVTLSLNTYGYARRCTVLHNNILYEIHPKINLTHARFEGTSRCRFQLIGINWEHAGNWTLTGYYPESEIGYTDDISETLVPHSNIYEITAVERVALQPASRVSINSGYVTFYLPKTFEDPTSCRIQNNQDEVIELSGTKANSSDGIELYKTCGVRMRYNKQREGSWTLTQSRGDSQEIVGSFSIEDATDDEFRETQHHLFWKRGASESLHLSPHLHPITYCDIVRPDGVVIPLTDKQCKYELNVTDKHAGIWKGRYGVYHSMKLLEVDYIVEVWDPESVEVSVTTDGNRINMLCRTGVESLRNCIFQSPNGTIFSLQGAMGDGQYEYYGSGFFSTRYDALPKRAECGLVIREPSFNDYGVWKCSMRKKPENAMTKLKDETIHGLIDVPNPKQKALTGDIVSSPAVYVKRGDPFTIRCSTNAPLNFCWLRSPNGTMYSVTKNGSGKNLLSYNGEGLSMGVCGALVENADDMDNGDWRCQMGVIGAAEVKSIVPVTVTESALIPRSESISVHPGKPTVLSCRTLPSSEATIDYCRWVRPNGDGINRDTLSRYVSQYDNTTCTLRVNAVSDDDLGTWMCFARLTTASDQEVFSSINLTTEIAESASVGNTALHVVAIVLLITTLICTAFMIVSLYRKRNRRSPAPAAVYEGDEYSQYNQAKVLPYFNNLKNSEKSFKQ, from the exons ATGAGGTGGTCAATTCTCCTCAGCCTATTACTGGCAATTCAAACAGAATTCCGTGTGTTTGCTAAAAAAGGAG AAGTGAAAGTTGGAGGTGTCTTTACATTCCTGGATGACTTTACCACGACGAATATCACTCAGTGTCGTGTCAAACACGATTACGCAGTTTACAATCTTCACCCAGAATCACAACAACCGCGGATACGCCATCTCGAAGGCAATAATTGCTCATTCCAGCTGACCGATATTGGAATTCAAGATGATGGCAAGTGGGAACTCTGGACGTATGACTCAGGTCAAGAGTATCCATCGGGCACTCATAATGTGACCGAATATTATCTGAAAGTGGTGGAGCTCGAA GAACCTGATCAATCTTCAGCTGAAAAAATATCCCCTGCTGAACATCCAACAGTACCTTCAACGGAAACCATTAGTACATCGACAATAAAATTGACAACTGCACCAACGACGACATTGAGCTCTACAGGAACAACAAAGTCAACTTTCGTATGGCAACCAGTAACATCTCCAACGATAGAAGTGGAAAAGATTGATGGTCATATTGGAACAGATGTAACCTTGTCCTTGAATACATATGGATACGCCCGAAGATGCACCGTACTGCACAATAATATTCTATACGAGATTCATCCAAAGATAAATTTGACACATGCAAGATTTGAAGGAACATCCCGTTGCAGATTCCAGCTGATCGGCATCAACTGGGAGCATGCTGGCAACTGGACATTGACAGGTTATTATCCAGAATCAGAAATAGGATATACTGATGATATCTCTGAGACATTAGTTCCACATTCTAATATTTACGAGATCACTGCTGTTGAG AGAGTCGCTCTACAGCCAGCTTCAAGGGTCTCCATAAACTCCGGTTATGTCACATTCTACCTTCCCAAGACATTCGAGGACCCAACATCTTGTAGGATCCAAAATAATcag GACGAGGTGATTGAGCTTTCTGGAACGAAAGCGAATTCCAGTGATGGCATTGAGCTCTACAAAACTTGTGGTGTGAGAATGCGTTACAATAAACAACGCGAAGGTTCGTGGACTCTAACCCAGTCAAGAGGGGACTCTCAGGAAATTGTTGGCTCTTTTTCAATCGAAGATGCCACAGATGACGAATTTCGGGAGACC CAGCATCATCTATTTTGGAAACGCGGTGCCTCAGAATCGCTGCACCTAAGTCCTCATTTGCATCCAATAACTTATTGTGACATCGTCAGGCCGGACGGTGTTGTCATTCCATTGACAGATAAGCAGTGTAAATATGAACTGAATGTGACCGACAAACATGCTGGTATTTGGAAAGGACGATATGGAGTTTATCACAGCATGAAGCTTCTTGAAGTAGACTACATCGTTGAAGTATGGG ATCCTGAATCTGTCGAGGTGTCTGTAACCACTGATGGAAACCGAATCAATATGTTATGCAGAACTGGAGTCGAGTCTCTTAGAAACTGCATATTCCAGTCACCAAATGGAACCATTTTCTCCCTTCAAGGTGCAATGGGAGATGGCCA ATATGAATATTATGGAAGTGGCTTCTTCTCCACTCGTTATGACGCATTACCAAAAAGAGCAGAATGTGGTCTTGTGATTCGTGAGCCATCATTTAACGACTACGGAGTATGGAAATGTTCCATGAGAAAGAAACCCGAAAATGCAATGACAAAATTGAAGGATGAAACCATTCATGGCCTCATCGACGTTCCAAATCCTAAACAAAAGGCTCTCACCGGTGATATAGTTTCGTCGCCTGCTGTTTATGTGAAACGTGGTGATCCATTCACG ATTCGTTGCAGTACCAACGCCCCATTGAACTTCTGCTGGTTGCGAAGTCCCAATGGCACCATGTACTCAGTGACTAAAAACGGAAGTGGTAAAAATCTTTTAAGTTACAATGGTGAAGGTTTGTCGATGGGTGTTTGTGGTGCATTGGTGGAAAATGCTGACGACATGGACAATGGCGATTGGCGCTGTCAGATGGGTGTTATTGGTGCTGCGGAAGTAAAGTCGATAGTTCCGGTTACGGTCACTG aatCGGCGCTCATTCCAAGGTCTGAGAGTATTTCCGTTCATCCGGGAAAACCAACAGTCCTCAGTTGCCGTACTTTACCATCGAGCGAAGCAACGATCGATTACTGCCGATGGGTCCGTCCAAATGGAGACGGAATTAATCGTGATACTTTGTCACGTTATGTATCACAATATGATAACACCACCTGTACATTGAGGGTCAATG CTGTCTCTGATGATGATCTTGGGACCTGGATGTGCTTCGCTCGTCTGACGACAGCCTCAGACCAGGAGGTTTTCAGCAGCATCAACTTGACCACTGAGATAGCTGAATCGGCATCCGTTGGAAATACAGCGCTTCATGTAGTGGCCATTGTTCTTCTGATCACTACGCTAATTTGTACTGCCTTCATGATTGTATCCTTGTATCGGAAAAGAAATCGTCGTTCTCCAGCACCAGCTGCGGTCTACGAGGGCGACGAGTATTCTCAATATAATCAGGCTAAGGTCTTGCCGTACTTCAACAACCTTAAGAACTCCGAGAAGTCTTTCAAACAATAA
- the LOC135163290 gene encoding uncharacterized protein LOC135163290 isoform X1, which yields MSDRSGSGGLMIGSLNINIHEALTAVKNTPQWASFSKSTKHLLLSKTSNGIQDSARTFYEDPWEGGRHFEWFSHHKAPRHIRGLKDGIFQGLLHFLTLYVQHLTDNIQNKEVKVGGVFTFLDDFTTTNITQCRVKHDYAVYNLHPESQQPRIRHLEGNNCSFQLTDIGIQDDGKWELWTYDSGQEYPSGTHNVTEYYLKVVELEEPDQSSAEKISPAEHPTVPSTETISTSTIKLTTAPTTTLSSTGTTKSTFVWQPVTSPTIEVEKIDGHIGTDVTLSLNTYGYARRCTVLHNNILYEIHPKINLTHARFEGTSRCRFQLIGINWEHAGNWTLTGYYPESEIGYTDDISETLVPHSNIYEITAVERVALQPASRVSINSGYVTFYLPKTFEDPTSCRIQNNQDEVIELSGTKANSSDGIELYKTCGVRMRYNKQREGSWTLTQSRGDSQEIVGSFSIEDATDDEFRETQHHLFWKRGASESLHLSPHLHPITYCDIVRPDGVVIPLTDKQCKYELNVTDKHAGIWKGRYGVYHSMKLLEVDYIVEVWDPESVEVSVTTDGNRINMLCRTGVESLRNCIFQSPNGTIFSLQGAMGDGQYEYYGSGFFSTRYDALPKRAECGLVIREPSFNDYGVWKCSMRKKPENAMTKLKDETIHGLIDVPNPKQKALTGDIVSSPAVYVKRGDPFTIRCSTNAPLNFCWLRSPNGTMYSVTKNGSGKNLLSYNGEGLSMGVCGALVENADDMDNGDWRCQMGVIGAAEVKSIVPVTVTESALIPRSESISVHPGKPTVLSCRTLPSSEATIDYCRWVRPNGDGINRDTLSRYVSQYDNTTCTLRVNAVSDDDLGTWMCFARLTTASDQEVFSSINLTTEIAESASVGNTALHVVAIVLLITTLICTAFMIVSLYRKRNRRSPAPAAVYEGDEYSQYNQAKVLPYFNNLKNSEKSFKQ from the exons AACATTAATATTCACGAGGCCCTCACAGCAGTGAAAAACACCCCTCAATGGGCCTCATTCTCCAAATCCACAAAACATTTGTTATTATCAAAAACATCTAATGGAATTCaagactcagcgag GACCTTTTATGAAGATCCTTGGGAGGGTGGACGCCATTTTGAATGGTTCAGTCACCATAAGGCCCCGAGGCACATCCGGGGGTTGAAggatggaattttccaaggtCTCCTTCACTTTCTCACCCTTTACGTTCAACATCTCACTGATAACATACAAAATAAAG AAGTGAAAGTTGGAGGTGTCTTTACATTCCTGGATGACTTTACCACGACGAATATCACTCAGTGTCGTGTCAAACACGATTACGCAGTTTACAATCTTCACCCAGAATCACAACAACCGCGGATACGCCATCTCGAAGGCAATAATTGCTCATTCCAGCTGACCGATATTGGAATTCAAGATGATGGCAAGTGGGAACTCTGGACGTATGACTCAGGTCAAGAGTATCCATCGGGCACTCATAATGTGACCGAATATTATCTGAAAGTGGTGGAGCTCGAA GAACCTGATCAATCTTCAGCTGAAAAAATATCCCCTGCTGAACATCCAACAGTACCTTCAACGGAAACCATTAGTACATCGACAATAAAATTGACAACTGCACCAACGACGACATTGAGCTCTACAGGAACAACAAAGTCAACTTTCGTATGGCAACCAGTAACATCTCCAACGATAGAAGTGGAAAAGATTGATGGTCATATTGGAACAGATGTAACCTTGTCCTTGAATACATATGGATACGCCCGAAGATGCACCGTACTGCACAATAATATTCTATACGAGATTCATCCAAAGATAAATTTGACACATGCAAGATTTGAAGGAACATCCCGTTGCAGATTCCAGCTGATCGGCATCAACTGGGAGCATGCTGGCAACTGGACATTGACAGGTTATTATCCAGAATCAGAAATAGGATATACTGATGATATCTCTGAGACATTAGTTCCACATTCTAATATTTACGAGATCACTGCTGTTGAG AGAGTCGCTCTACAGCCAGCTTCAAGGGTCTCCATAAACTCCGGTTATGTCACATTCTACCTTCCCAAGACATTCGAGGACCCAACATCTTGTAGGATCCAAAATAATcag GACGAGGTGATTGAGCTTTCTGGAACGAAAGCGAATTCCAGTGATGGCATTGAGCTCTACAAAACTTGTGGTGTGAGAATGCGTTACAATAAACAACGCGAAGGTTCGTGGACTCTAACCCAGTCAAGAGGGGACTCTCAGGAAATTGTTGGCTCTTTTTCAATCGAAGATGCCACAGATGACGAATTTCGGGAGACC CAGCATCATCTATTTTGGAAACGCGGTGCCTCAGAATCGCTGCACCTAAGTCCTCATTTGCATCCAATAACTTATTGTGACATCGTCAGGCCGGACGGTGTTGTCATTCCATTGACAGATAAGCAGTGTAAATATGAACTGAATGTGACCGACAAACATGCTGGTATTTGGAAAGGACGATATGGAGTTTATCACAGCATGAAGCTTCTTGAAGTAGACTACATCGTTGAAGTATGGG ATCCTGAATCTGTCGAGGTGTCTGTAACCACTGATGGAAACCGAATCAATATGTTATGCAGAACTGGAGTCGAGTCTCTTAGAAACTGCATATTCCAGTCACCAAATGGAACCATTTTCTCCCTTCAAGGTGCAATGGGAGATGGCCA ATATGAATATTATGGAAGTGGCTTCTTCTCCACTCGTTATGACGCATTACCAAAAAGAGCAGAATGTGGTCTTGTGATTCGTGAGCCATCATTTAACGACTACGGAGTATGGAAATGTTCCATGAGAAAGAAACCCGAAAATGCAATGACAAAATTGAAGGATGAAACCATTCATGGCCTCATCGACGTTCCAAATCCTAAACAAAAGGCTCTCACCGGTGATATAGTTTCGTCGCCTGCTGTTTATGTGAAACGTGGTGATCCATTCACG ATTCGTTGCAGTACCAACGCCCCATTGAACTTCTGCTGGTTGCGAAGTCCCAATGGCACCATGTACTCAGTGACTAAAAACGGAAGTGGTAAAAATCTTTTAAGTTACAATGGTGAAGGTTTGTCGATGGGTGTTTGTGGTGCATTGGTGGAAAATGCTGACGACATGGACAATGGCGATTGGCGCTGTCAGATGGGTGTTATTGGTGCTGCGGAAGTAAAGTCGATAGTTCCGGTTACGGTCACTG aatCGGCGCTCATTCCAAGGTCTGAGAGTATTTCCGTTCATCCGGGAAAACCAACAGTCCTCAGTTGCCGTACTTTACCATCGAGCGAAGCAACGATCGATTACTGCCGATGGGTCCGTCCAAATGGAGACGGAATTAATCGTGATACTTTGTCACGTTATGTATCACAATATGATAACACCACCTGTACATTGAGGGTCAATG CTGTCTCTGATGATGATCTTGGGACCTGGATGTGCTTCGCTCGTCTGACGACAGCCTCAGACCAGGAGGTTTTCAGCAGCATCAACTTGACCACTGAGATAGCTGAATCGGCATCCGTTGGAAATACAGCGCTTCATGTAGTGGCCATTGTTCTTCTGATCACTACGCTAATTTGTACTGCCTTCATGATTGTATCCTTGTATCGGAAAAGAAATCGTCGTTCTCCAGCACCAGCTGCGGTCTACGAGGGCGACGAGTATTCTCAATATAATCAGGCTAAGGTCTTGCCGTACTTCAACAACCTTAAGAACTCCGAGAAGTCTTTCAAACAATAA